Sequence from the Ooceraea biroi isolate clonal line C1 chromosome 5, Obir_v5.4, whole genome shotgun sequence genome:
GCcgacatttttatttgattatctGACAAGTACTACTATTTAGTTTATTCAAGACTGCGACCAAATGGTAAAATAGGtcgcataataattatacttttcgTAATCAGTAAAAATGTCTCAAATTACGTATGtgctttttgaaaaataaagacacATCAATGCATACCTACCATTAAGATTATAACTTTGCGTGTCCTCCGCACGAGGTCCTCAAAATCAATTCGGAAATTGCTCGTCACTTCTATCAACccttaatttaaatttgaattaaaacttccttttcttaaaaaaatggtgcatcattataaaaatatgtaaattaaaaacaaaaaaaaggacAAGCAGAAGGACTTTCGATAAGGTAATTaagtttttcgtccaatataTCATTAGAGAAAACATCATTCAtccttttgttaataattatagataaagAGACATTAAGGATTATTTCACATTATTATATGATACGTGTTCTTTCAGTAATCAAGCAAGCGATAAAAAATGCGTGACTCTTCGAGAGGATCgacagaaaattaaatcttaaGTCTGATGTAAATCTAAACACAAGATTGATCGAAAAATTGCAACGGTAACATGAGGAGGACACCGAGCAAACGTGTCCTCGCAGGACCGTCACGCTTACTGCTGCAGAAACCGTACGGATTCTGTTGCGATGAGCAGGCTCAGGATCCTGAGAAGGGCTACGATCTGCGGAATCCACCCTTTGCGTCCTCCTTAACGGACGTGGTTCTCGACGAGGGTGGACCCGGCGTGAAATTCCGTGTCGAGGACATCGGTCGGCCACCGTATCCGATTCAACGCAGAATCCTGGAGATCAAGGATAAGGCTTACTTGGGACGTTGCAAGCAGTGCCGAGGTCCGTTGCGATGGTACCTGGAGGACGAAATTGCGCTCGGGCGCGAAGTTGTTGCTAAGAAGAGACGGGATGATTACAACGAGAGTGTAAAGAGGAACCTGAAGATTGCTAAACAAAAAGGTTCTATTTTTCTAGAACACGAGAAAATTTAATAGTTGCAATTTCTTTATGTAGTATATCTTTCATTATACCTTAGgtttatttgtctttttttgttttatattgcgtacagtaattaattttgatggATTTTAATACggccaaaaaatgcaattttgaaaTTGATAACGCAGCtgacaaatatttcaaatatcataattttgatttttttttatttataactataCAATTTATCTTTTCAGCAAAAGAACGCCGAAGAATTAAGCGCATTAAAGGTCGGAAATTGCAGAACATTATTCCAGAATTAGAAATTATACAGAATAATCAAGAGTTGGAGAACTGAACTTGAAAGAAGCTCAGATCTGTATGTGTTCCTTGCAAGCAAAGTAGAAAGTTCTTATAATAcctaaaattaaaagaaacgcacattttaaaataaaaattggtaaCTATaggaaatattattacaaacttGATGAATCTAATTAATTGTAAGTATTGCAGATACGCATGtaacacatatacatacacataataggattttggaaatatttattagaaaatatattttagcagaatacaaatatttatacagcTTATTTTAATCCATTACAATCGTATCACTATTAAAATCAACTTATAAAGGACataagaaaaaaggagattTCAGTactatgtaatatatatatgcagagatatatattatatcatgagTTAcagaatttgaaataaatttataatcatgttagattcaatatataatacgaaaggatataaaaaaagatgtatATTATAGTCAATGTAAAACATACCATTCTTTTTAAGTTCTTATcagttttcaaataattatacattgtcAAAGCTACCTTTTTACAACTCATTGAACTTCAAGTTACGTACAATCATGTCTCAACATTactaatatttaacaaaactacctgctttttataattataattatattagcaAGCAGCTGGAAACACAAgaataatgtttatattatttccgTCGTTAATATCTCTCAAGCAATGTTAAAAGTATAatgaatgtatatacatgtcaAACAAGTAAAATTTTTGCGTGactcaaaaagaaaaattaccaCCGAAAAGTCtacaataatatgtaattatatagtatataattatatctgctataatataattatatatcgtgtataatagatataattgcaatatttatctagaaaaagaaaggtttaaattagaaaaaaaagaaatattgaattCAGGTAGCAATTCTCGAAAAGAAATTCTTAAACGTTGAGAATTGCGATAGAACGctattatcatcattaaataatattgatgaatCTTATCCTGAAACATAACAATGTAAGTAAATAATTGATCGCTCTataaatcatattaattaatctttggTTGTGTCTCCAATGGCATTACGTGTATTGTAACTCGTAAGGGCAATACGCACATTCGTAGAAACTGTGAGTCTTGttacttataaaaaaaaaaatgaaacgaCTGTATCGCGTGTGCGCATGACAATACTCTCATACTTTCCGCATGTATAAAAGAATCGTATATGAATCTTcacgaaaatgtaaaaaaaaagaaaatataaaatgaaattaatctgCTGGAACAAGAaacgtaattatatttatataaatctgtaCCTTATATTGCAGATCTATGatagatatatacatgtgGTATATATCTACAGATTACATACCATATGTGCTTAAATGTGCAGTACATGTATCCgctatattatacaattacatGATTTTAGGAATGTTGTCCTCCACAGATACAGCAAGTATCTCGTCCTCCTCGTTCGCGTTACTGCGAATCGGCTCAAAAAAAGGATTCACGGCGCCGGACACGAGTTTCTCTGAATACGGTGTCTTCGGCGTGGCAGGACGTACCGGTCTCGGCGGAGACTCGTCTCTGGAAACGCATTCGGGCGCTATCTCATCCGTCGAGCGTTCTGCCGAGTAACTGCATTGCTCACTCGGATCAGTCTTAATTACGGATTGTGACGATTCCGTTTCTTGTATCATATACGTGGACTCGGACGAGAAACTGTTTAAGTCATCTGCGCTTTTGGACTGAATTTTTAGAACACTGTTCGTACTTGCGGAAAGAGTTTCATTCGCCGTTAAACTTTCAGATTTTATAGGCTCCTCTGTGTCGAGCACAATCGCAGAATGTGCTCCTTCTTCCTTGATTTGAGTCACATCGAGTTGCGTAGCATCTCGGGGCTGTGATTCATTCGTTACCGATGAAACTTCCTTCGGCTCGGAATCCTCTGTAACAGGTTCCATCACACTTTGATGCATATCAAAATGTGAGCTAAACTGTTGCGGACTGTGTGGATCTTTAGGTTCATTTATATCTACGGACTCTGTTTGAGAGAGTCCTGGTTCACTGGTATCAGTTTGGGCGGCGAACTGAGGTTGAGTTTTATTTGCATCTAACAAATTTGTATCGTCGATGTTTTGCGACTCCAGATCCTCGCTATCTCTTCTCATACTCTCGACTATTTGGTCGACGGTAAGTTCTGTCACGATAGAGGATCGCTCATATTGTACATCGGTTGTTGCAGCTTTAGAATTTTCATTCGCGTTTCCTGCAGATTTCAagtttaatatgtaatattcttcTGGTTTCCCGACATATTGGTATTCCtcatttgcattaaaattatcaaatgAGTTATTAAGCGTTTCGTTGTTGATTCCAGTTTCAAGCACGTTTGTTTGATTAAATGTCAATTCTTGAACTTCCTTATTTAAAtctgaaatttctttttccaattGTTCATTCTCTTGGAAGACTATTTCTTGCTGTCTCTCTACACTGGAAGTAATCTTGATTTCTTTAGATGAATCTTCAGTCTCTGGAATGTTTTCATATTCAGCCAATAAAAGATCTACGACGTTCGTCCCGTTTAGGCTTAATCGTACATACATTGGATCGTTCTCGCCGACAATCTCGAACTGGAACATCGTAGCCCCTTCGGCAGCGAGTTCCTTGAACTTGTTGCAAGCTGCCTCGTTCCACGCGGTGATGCAACTCGGATTCTCCAGCGCGCACCGTTTCGACAGCATTGGaatattcgcgatatcttcCGGCAGCACTCTCAGTTCCGTCGTAATTCCGGAATTGCCGTAATCCATGTACAACACTTCGCTGCTATCGTCGCGGTGCGCAACTATCCTCGCCCTGTACCAGTAGCCGTCCTCTGGATATCTCGCCGCGCAAATTGTGCCGATGTCGAAACTGGTTAACGTCAGGAAACTCTCCGCGTCACGCAAACGATCCGACATCACTTCCAATTCGTTTATACTGCTCTCGGCTTGGGTCCAGAACTCATTCGGACTGTTGATGTGACTGACCACAACGTTCGGAGAATTCTCTTCGCCGAGCGGCGGCAGTCTCTCTTCGATAACTGGCGAGTGTCGCTCGCACATACCCGCGAGGATGTCGGCGACATTCTGGCCGTCCAACGTTAATTTCACTACCGACGTCTCTTGCTCTTTCAGCACGTCCAGGAGGAACGTCGTCGCACCATCCGCGGACAGTCTGACAAATTCTTCGCGAGCCTGCTGCGACCATTCCCTGACCCGCGGCGGCAGTTCCAAGCAGCATTTTCTCGACAGGGGCGGTATCGCCGCCAAGTCTTCCGGAATCGCACGAATATCGGTGGACACGGCGGAATTTCCGTAGTCTATGTATATGACCTGCGTGCCGTTATCGTCGTGACAGACGACGCGAGCCCTGTACCACTTGTCGTCCTCGGGATACTTGGCGACGCACAGCAAGCCCTCTTTCACGTCGTCGATTTTCGGGAACATGTCGGCCACTATGAACCTATCCGCCATTACCTCTAGATCAGCAACCAGTTTTTCCTCCTGAATCCAGAACTCGCTCGGCGAATCGTTGTGACTGACGAAGGCGGAGTGCGGGTCCAGTTCTAGATCGACTATCTCGTCCACGGGTTCTTGTTCTTGCGTGTTGACTATAATAGCGTGCTTCTCCTCGACTAGCGTTTCGCTGACGCCCTTGCCGTCCACGAATAATTCTACGCGCTTAGGCGTCGTGTCCGCTAGTATCACAGCCTCAACAGTCTCCGTAGACGTCACCAGACTCTCGAATCTCCCGCAGACCGACTCGCTCCAGTCCTCCATGTCCACGGACACGACGTCGAGCCTGCACTTGAGCGCGAATCTCTCCAGGTTCTTCCAGGCGTCCGGGATCTGTCGAATGTCACCAGTCTTGTTAGTGATAACGTCGGTGTTACCGTAGTCTACGAATCGGACCGTCGTGATGTCTTCGTCAGCGTCCAACACCTCTGCGCGATACCAGAGATTGTCGATCGAGTAAACGGCGACGCACAACGTGCCCTCTTCCGGTATACCCTCCACCCTCGGGAAGTCGGGTACCTCCAGCTGAAGTTGTTCTTGCTTTTCGTTGAGGGACGTGATCGCGTCCGCTCGTTGCAGCCAGAATTGACTCGGAGAATCCGCGTGGGATACGCATGCACTGAACTTGTTGGTTGTCGTTGACTCCTCCTGCGTCTGAGACGCTGGTTCATCAAGCGTTGGTTGTTCTTCTTTTACTAGATTTAGCGCGCGTAATTTGTCACTGAGTTTTTCTCCGTTCTCAGTTAGGTCAACGATCCACTTCTTGTGCACGTTATAAAAGACGGCACCAAGTGCTTTGTTCATTAAGTAAAGCTGCAGTACGTTTATTTGCTCGTCGACAGTGCCCGCGAGAGCTACGGATAACGATACATTTATGGCCAATTGGTGGGGCTGGTAAAATTGTGGTTCCAAAGCCATGATTGACCCCAAGGCAACCTCCTCGACGTTGCCGTAGTCGATATAATGCACATAGGCCGTAGTTTCGGTGCAGTTAACGATTCTCGCCCTGTACCAACGGCCGTCGGAACACTTAGCCGCGCACAACAGATGCATCTCTGGCTTCAATCCTTGTCCGGATTTAGATTGCTCGTAATATTGTTCCAAATCTCCCAGTAATTTAGTCTCGATGTCCAAGTCCGCGTAACGTTGCAGCCAAATACCGGCGGAATGCTCCGCGTACGACACGGACACGTCGTGAGTCGAGCTTAGAATAGGCATGGAACAAATGGGCGATATCTTTCCGTCTTCTTTCTCCGTATTCAGTATCCCGTTACCAAGGAGATCGTACAGTTTTACGAGAAGTCtgtatcaataaaaaaaattaatatctagtattttttaaaaatttatttccatcgtaatcgaaaaataaacCTGACGAACCTGTTGTTACTGACTTCTTCGACATAGACCAGCACTTCCTTCCCTTTAAGTTCCTTCAGCTGTTTATCTGCATCAGATGATGTCGGCACATTTTGCAAGCAGCACTCCAATGCCTGATTCTGCATGACCGCAAGTTCTCCGGGTAGCGCTAAAGCCTGCGGAgattacattttaatgttGAAAATATGGATTGTACGTGTCGACTGCTTGATCGATTATTGTATCGTAATTTTATGCTGTAGCATGATGTATGGTATCGTTTGCATGTTTTTCATGACGAGACTCAAGTTCTTGTAATATCGTATTAAATAAACTCACGCCATCCAGAATCTCATTGTACTCCCCAGTATCAATGAGCTTTATGTCAAACCCAACGGACCGTGAGCAGTTAATCACTACAGCTCGTCTCCACGTCCCACTCGCATCGACTAGACAACCCGCGCCGAGACACATCTCGCAGGTTGACAATCGCGGCATCACCTGACATTATCACACTTTACCTTATCAATGGAATTTGTGTGATCAACCATAACTATGAGGCCGAGCGGCAGAGGGCAagcaaattttaatgtaatggTGTTACTGTTACTTTTCAGGAAATTTGAATATTACGATGATAATAAACATTCATAAGGataatgttacaattattaatcatttagCTGTTAATACCATACATCGTGCAATGAGATCCAAGATAGTTTATACTATGggattgaaattaaatattttgttagaattttgaaataattatatgtatacttgAACAGAACGTATTAAGTctttaaatatgcaaatagAAACGCTTCGTTTTATCTTCCGTCACCGTTTTAGAATTTAGAAAGATCATCTATCCAAGGAATAATACACGACAGCGATTTTTTACTTGTTCGGGtttaattttcgattatttagaaaattaaagaaatttattacaatcataaaaaatattattaactctTTGACCATCCAAATATTATTAACCGGCTATCTGAATGCGAGAGACTCGCTGTATATTGACAGTCGTGTGACAGATTATTAAGATTATCTTTAAATCACTGCTTAGAAAGGAGTCTCAAGTACCTAAAGgcgctaataataaaaatattaaagtaaatgaTTATCATTGAGCGCCATGGGCGCTGATAGTAGTCAAAGAGTAATAAATATCGAGGACTGATTTGTTACAAAAACGAGCCgttagtaattttatatttatattggttAGAAAATGAAAGATTACTTTTCCCTGTAACGTGATTAATTAACATGTATGTCAGTATATCATTCGCGGTTAAGCGTAACAATACGCTTACGTGAGCAGTACCTCTGTATTTTTATGCTCCATGTACGTGTCGACGATGTTTTCGCACTTTGAGGCTGATGGAAGCTGGACATAAAACCGAGTACTGTCCTCTACACTGGAAATTCTCATTTTCAGAGTTTGACCACTCAAGAGACTTATGTCCACTCGTTCCACATTATTGAGAGCTTCCGCGCCATAAGTAGCATCGCTGAACGTTTCTGCAGCTAAAATACAAGACATTGAAACTTAATTCGAACATTTACACGAGAATCGTGTATTTTGGTTACAAATAACATTTCTCGACATATAAAacggattaaaaaaaaaaatctttaCCACCAGCTGTTTCGATCGGAGTAGCAAAGGCTGCAAGATTGTTCTCTACCAACATCTTGCCCACGTCTTGCCCATTATGGATTAAGGAAACTGTGTACTGATTGTTATCAGAGCTGTGGAAAATGCATTCGTACTTGTCGGCGTTAAAGCAACTATCAAACGTGTCGTTATCCACGTTGGACCAGCTCGAATCGTTGCAAGGTACGATATCTTTCAAGGAACATTGCATCGCTAATTTAGGCAATTGCATAAACGCCTTCTCGACCTCGTAAATGTTACGTTGGTTCACAGTCGCACAATTTCCAAAATCGATGTACTGAACGATATATGCATCCCTTTGTGTACCCCTGCTCACCACTTCCGCTCGGTAAAGAGCCCGATCCTCGGAAAATATCGCTATAACTATTGAACCGATCTGGAATAGCAAGTATACTCGCATTTACACTTACTCGCTAATGATTAATCATTAATGATTAGGaatatcttcttcttttaaagcaaaaaattttgaatcttAAAGACTCGGAGAAGACAATTACCTCTAATTTACGCTTTATAGCCTCTCTACCAGCGTACGTCTTCTGAATCTCGTTCATCATCAGTTTAAACTCTGCCTCTCTAGCCAATGATTGACAGTACAGTTTATTCGGATTGATCAACCACGTAATGATTACATCGTGTCTAGACTCGGCCTCGTACGGAATTATTTGCCATTTTGCATCGAAGGAAGCGTAATCCACGCTAAGCACCTGCGCCGTCGTTTTACACTCTGCAATCTCTCTCGCTTTTGCTAAATCCACGCCGCACGCCTCGTTTATGGAATTAGCATTCGGTGCACCATTAGTCATCTCGTGTAGTACTATTTCATACAGTCGGTTCTTCTCCGCGACGAACTCCACCTGTAGCAGTTTTCCTTCGACCTGTTCCGAGAAAATTCCGTTTTCCTTATTGTCCGTACTCGCCAGTCCGAACAATCTGCAATGTATCGCTTGCATCGGCAGTTTCAGAAATTCCTCCCGAATCTCTTTGATCTTTGTAAAGTCGACCGACTCCGTATTGCCGTAATCGACGAACTCCACACTCGCACTATTGTTCTCGACGGATTTGATTATCGCTCTGTACCATTTAAGATCCTCCGAGTACTGCGCGATGCAGAACACGCCGCTCCGTATCTTAGACGCTTGCATCGTTTCGTAACTGTTCTCGTATACCGAAGCAATATTTTCCATGACGGTGTCCAGTTCCAAGCAGTCGGGGCTTAACTGAATAAAGAAGTCCGACGGACTATTGATAAATACGACTTCGCAGTTTcttgaaatatcgaaaacgaTATTTATCGACGAGAGTTGCAAATCGTTAACAGCAACATTGTTCTGTAAACTTGCGTTAATATTAGCTGAGTCCCAGGACTCGCAAGCATTTACctgcaaatatatgtataatttttcataaacgCACAGTATGTAgacatatattaattttataatatcaattatttattttatcaattattaattatcaattattttattaatcatcaattattaattttataatatcaattatttattttacctcCTGATTGTACAAGACATTCTCCTGATTGTACGACACATTCGCATTGTTCTCTCtatctttaaatttattattaccgtAGTCCCCTGTATTCGACAAAACGCATCGAGTAAAATCACGTCCgttatacaattaatatataaatgttaatttcaaGCGTCAATTACCAGTAAATCTGCTACTTTTCTGATTAGGTTGCTTATCATTCCAATTTGCTGTCTGTAATCGGCCTGATATTCCACTGTCACGGTTTCTCGCTCGACCGTTGTTGGAATCATTACGGTCGGGGTAACTTCTCCCGCGTTTATTGCCGTTCTTGATCGAAGCATCCGAATCTTTATCATTATACGCTTTATCGGGGTTGTCACGGTTGTACCTCCGTTCGTTACTGTTGAatttacttccattttgaTAGCCTCCTCTACCGCTTCTGTTGGACGTATTTATTTCACCTCTATCGTGTTTGTTGTAAGATCGATCTTTGCTAAACCTATTGTTCGTAGTTTCGTCTCTAGGAAATCGATCGTTTTGCGAGCCATCATAATGAGAGTGATTTCCGGTCCTCTCGCGTCTGTTGTCGTGTCGTTTCTCCTCGGACCACTCATCCTTCCAGTGGTCCGATTTATTGTCTTGGAAAGACTTGGCCTTTTGATTGTGATTCCAAGAATTCATGGTATTCTTATTATATCTGTCCTTTTCTTCGctgcaagaaaatattaaaaaatcatgtaaaatgacattacAAAGAGTTGTAACAAGACATTGAATTTACGCGCATTAATTCTACGAGTAACAATGTTCGTGTTACCTCGGGAAGTCATTCGTTGGCATTGCCGAATACTGAACTTCCTCATTTCGCGAGCCTGCGGAATTGCTGGTTTTATCgtagaacaaattatttaacagCTGGGGATGAATGTTTTTCATCGTATCGAACTCGAACAAATCGACCAACAATCCGTTGGCCTGCGCAGCAATTACTTTCATGTAAGAACGTTTTTCGAGggtcaatttttcaaaaaggtTGGAAACCTCTTGATCCGATGAAAGGTGCTCGTAGCCATTCAATGTACATCTTACAGCTTGTGCCGGCAGTTTAGTTACTAAATCGGCATGAATTGTACGGAGAGACGTTATAGGCAACGCTTCCTCATTTCCATAATCAACATACATCACTTTAATTTGATCCCCAGTAACATCAATGACTCGCGCACGGTACCTTGAACAAATAAATGAGACGTGaggcaattattattattattattatagtttacAGAGCAGTGATCGATAGAGAATATTCCAAAGCTTACCATTGTAAATCGTACAGGGCCGCACAGGGCAATCCTACTTTAATCTGTTCTGCACTTAAAGCAGGCGCAGTTTTAACGTACTGCTCCAGGCCGAGCATTATCGACTCGAGGGATCTTATTCCGCTTTCTAATTGTACAAAAAACGTCTTACACGATTCTACGTACGAAACTTGCACAACCTCCTGCACGTCCTTCGACAATTGCTTGAGTTGC
This genomic interval carries:
- the LOC105286516 gene encoding uncharacterized protein LOC105286516, with translation MRRTPSKRVLAGPSRLLLQKPYGFCCDEQAQDPEKGYDLRNPPFASSLTDVVLDEGGPGVKFRVEDIGRPPYPIQRRILEIKDKAYLGRCKQCRGPLRWYLEDEIALGREVVAKKRRDDYNESVKRNLKIAKQKAKERRRIKRIKGRKLQNIIPELEIIQNNQELEN
- the LOC105286518 gene encoding maternal protein tudor gives rise to the protein MQNQDLQLSSEAVIFITHVEPENLFLKIWGQLDKQAATCVERQIYPLVDQFNQGYGCPSKSDRLIIGTLCCARFQTDGYYRAKVLDVRPDGMIVVQFIDYGNVEIIPANEVHLLDNIPGSESLRSYAPMAVDFTLLHVLPIKGIWENRIIETIRSIICYKEYRALIYTMNNRRLIKLSYNNRDFSEQLVKQRMALPATTLDMFKPKPPLLQHLKMPQPHQMPMYQQQNKNNFAMLIAQNPNLSQANIQELFRKAPTLIQQQFVEQAVRTQPPPPLLPAQEALVFKSRVLDVGTNHDVLVSYVEDGPQKFSVQVESTKDILTRLMNEINNHPKQPLQEPPLPGSVCLGRYTGDGVLCRAVVMSVMEHKCKLYYVDFGHTEILPYTDIFQLPPEYINPKVLSIRFTLSGLKELNITQEMKDYFKSLVWRKLLVLRVRPPEGPPLIQYGDLYAENGVNVKELLKKAFPVPATAVPITYSYPQLKQLSKDVQEVVQVSYVESCKTFFVQLESGIRSLESIMLGLEQYVKTAPALSAEQIKVGLPCAALYDLQWYRARVIDVTGDQIKVMYVDYGNEEALPITSLRTIHADLVTKLPAQAVRCTLNGYEHLSSDQEVSNLFEKLTLEKRSYMKVIAAQANGLLVDLFEFDTMKNIHPQLLNNLFYDKTSNSAGSRNEEVQYSAMPTNDFPSEEKDRYNKNTMNSWNHNQKAKSFQDNKSDHWKDEWSEEKRHDNRRERTGNHSHYDGSQNDRFPRDETTNNRFSKDRSYNKHDRGEINTSNRSGRGGYQNGSKFNSNERRYNRDNPDKAYNDKDSDASIKNGNKRGRSYPDRNDSNNGRARNRDSGISGRLQTANWNDKQPNQKSSRFTGDYGNNKFKDRENNANVSYNQENVLYNQEVNACESWDSANINASLQNNVAVNDLQLSSINIVFDISRNCEVVFINSPSDFFIQLSPDCLELDTVMENIASVYENSYETMQASKIRSGVFCIAQYSEDLKWYRAIIKSVENNSASVEFVDYGNTESVDFTKIKEIREEFLKLPMQAIHCRLFGLASTDNKENGIFSEQVEGKLLQVEFVAEKNRLYEIVLHEMTNGAPNANSINEACGVDLAKAREIAECKTTAQVLSVDYASFDAKWQIIPYEAESRHDVIITWLINPNKLYCQSLAREAEFKLMMNEIQKTYAGREAIKRKLEIGSIVIAIFSEDRALYRAEVVSRGTQRDAYIVQYIDFGNCATVNQRNIYEVEKAFMQLPKLAMQCSLKDIVPCNDSSWSNVDNDTFDSCFNADKYECIFHSSDNNQYTVSLIHNGQDVGKMLVENNLAAFATPIETAGAAETFSDATYGAEALNNVERVDISLLSGQTLKMRISSVEDSTRFYVQLPSASKCENIVDTYMEHKNTEVMPRLSTCEMCLGAGCLVDASGTWRRAVVINCSRSVGFDIKLIDTGEYNEILDGALALPGELAVMQNQALECCLQNVPTSSDADKQLKELKGKEVLVYVEEVSNNRLLVKLYDLLGNGILNTEKEDGKISPICSMPILSSTHDVSVSYAEHSAGIWLQRYADLDIETKLLGDLEQYYEQSKSGQGLKPEMHLLCAAKCSDGRWYRARIVNCTETTAYVHYIDYGNVEEVALGSIMALEPQFYQPHQLAINVSLSVALAGTVDEQINVLQLYLMNKALGAVFYNVHKKWIVDLTENGEKLSDKLRALNLVKEEQPTLDEPASQTQEESTTTNKFSACVSHADSPSQFWLQRADAITSLNEKQEQLQLEVPDFPRVEGIPEEGTLCVAVYSIDNLWYRAEVLDADEDITTVRFVDYGNTDVITNKTGDIRQIPDAWKNLERFALKCRLDVVSVDMEDWSESVCGRFESLVTSTETVEAVILADTTPKRVELFVDGKGVSETLVEEKHAIIVNTQEQEPVDEIVDLELDPHSAFVSHNDSPSEFWIQEEKLVADLEVMADRFIVADMFPKIDDVKEGLLCVAKYPEDDKWYRARVVCHDDNGTQVIYIDYGNSAVSTDIRAIPEDLAAIPPLSRKCCLELPPRVREWSQQAREEFVRLSADGATTFLLDVLKEQETSVVKLTLDGQNVADILAGMCERHSPVIEERLPPLGEENSPNVVVSHINSPNEFWTQAESSINELEVMSDRLRDAESFLTLTSFDIGTICAARYPEDGYWYRARIVAHRDDSSEVLYMDYGNSGITTELRVLPEDIANIPMLSKRCALENPSCITAWNEAACNKFKELAAEGATMFQFEIVGENDPMYVRLSLNGTNVVDLLLAEYENIPETEDSSKEIKITSSVERQQEIVFQENEQLEKEISDLNKEVQELTFNQTNVLETGINNETLNNSFDNFNANEEYQYVGKPEEYYILNLKSAGNANENSKAATTDVQYERSSIVTELTVDQIVESMRRDSEDLESQNIDDTNLLDANKTQPQFAAQTDTSEPGLSQTESVDINEPKDPHSPQQFSSHFDMHQSVMEPVTEDSEPKEVSSVTNESQPRDATQLDVTQIKEEGAHSAIVLDTEEPIKSESLTANETLSASTNSVLKIQSKSADDLNSFSSESTYMIQETESSQSVIKTDPSEQCSYSAERSTDEIAPECVSRDESPPRPVRPATPKTPYSEKLVSGAVNPFFEPIRSNANEEDEILAVSVEDNIPKIM